One Mesoplodon densirostris isolate mMesDen1 chromosome X, mMesDen1 primary haplotype, whole genome shotgun sequence genomic region harbors:
- the LOC132481975 gene encoding large ribosomal subunit protein eL22: MAPVKKLVVKGGKKKKQVLKFTLDCTHPVEDGIMDAANFEQFLQERIKVNGKAGNLGGGVVTIERSKSKITVTSEVPFSKRYLKYLTKKYLKKNNLRDWLRVVANSKESYELRYFQINQDEEEEEDED, from the coding sequence ATGGCGCCAGTGAAAAAGCTTGTGGTGAAGGGGggcaaaaaaaagaagcaggtccTGAAGTTTACTCTTGACTGTACCCATCCTGTAGAAGATGGAATCATGGATGCGGCCAATTTTGAGCAGTTTCTTCAGGAAAGAATCAAAGTGAATGGAAAAGCTGGGAATCTCGGAGGAGGTGTTGTAACAATCGAAAGAAGCAAAAGCAAGATCACTGTAACTTCCGAGGTGCCTTTTTCCAAAAGGTACTTGAAATATCTcaccaaaaaatatttgaagaagaataATCTCCGTGATTGGTTACGCGTAGTTGCTAACAGCAAAGAAAGTTACGAATTACGTTACTTCCAGATTAATCAagatgaagaagaggaggaagatgaggattGA